One segment of Nostoc piscinale CENA21 DNA contains the following:
- a CDS encoding DUF5340 domain-containing protein, translating to MEQIPLPSPIHYELILQLLERQTLSAVNQNPDLRHQVNQLIITLRKAAVQQKRLEEICEVTSVPVDHRWSLNHHIAEKVVVPD from the coding sequence ATGGAGCAAATTCCTCTACCGTCACCCATCCACTACGAATTAATACTCCAACTTTTAGAAAGACAAACCTTGTCAGCCGTTAATCAAAATCCCGATTTGCGACATCAGGTAAATCAACTCATCATCACCCTCCGCAAAGCAGCAGTCCAGCAAAAACGGCTAGAAGAAATTTGTGAGGTGACATCTGTGCCTGTAGACCACCGTTGGTCGCTCAACCATCATATTGCTGAGAAAGTGGTTGTACCTGACTGA
- the trpC gene encoding indole-3-glycerol phosphate synthase TrpC codes for MQIRRRQPSPAIDVSILRYQVALPDAKPNNILEEIVWQKETEVDQLREKQPLIELQKQALSAPPTLDFVAALKQGKTKPALIAEVKKASPSKGVLRADFDPVAIALSYQQGGASCISVLTDVKFFQGSFDNLAKVRAAVDLPLLCKDFIIYPYQMYLARLQGADAVLLIAAILTDQYLRYFIKIAKALNMAALIEVHSLEELDRVLALDDVSVVGINNRNLEDFTVDLQTTCQLLQARGEQLRDRNIVVVSESGLHTPDDLTVVEQAGATAVLIGESLVKQPDPELAIVQILPKH; via the coding sequence ATGCAAATCCGTCGTCGTCAACCAAGCCCAGCCATTGATGTATCTATATTGCGCTATCAAGTCGCTTTGCCAGATGCCAAACCTAACAACATTCTGGAAGAAATTGTCTGGCAAAAAGAAACTGAAGTTGACCAACTGCGGGAAAAACAGCCTTTAATAGAACTGCAAAAGCAAGCACTTTCCGCACCACCAACTCTGGATTTTGTCGCCGCCCTCAAACAAGGTAAGACAAAACCAGCGTTGATTGCGGAAGTTAAAAAGGCTTCACCGAGTAAAGGTGTATTACGAGCAGATTTTGACCCTGTGGCGATCGCTTTATCCTACCAACAAGGTGGCGCTAGTTGTATTTCTGTGTTGACAGATGTGAAATTTTTTCAAGGCAGTTTTGACAACTTGGCGAAAGTCCGGGCCGCAGTTGATTTACCATTATTATGTAAGGATTTTATTATCTATCCTTACCAGATGTACTTAGCTCGTCTCCAGGGTGCCGATGCCGTTTTATTAATTGCGGCGATTTTAACTGATCAATACTTGCGATACTTTATCAAAATTGCCAAAGCCTTAAACATGGCAGCATTGATTGAAGTCCACAGTCTAGAAGAACTAGACCGGGTATTAGCTTTAGATGATGTCTCTGTAGTGGGCATTAACAATCGCAATCTGGAAGATTTCACTGTAGATTTACAGACAACTTGTCAACTTTTACAAGCTAGGGGTGAACAATTACGCGATCGCAATATCGTGGTTGTCAGTGAATCGGGTTTACACACACCTGATGATTTGACTGTTGTTGAACAAGCAGGTGCAACGGCTGTGTTAATTGGCGAATCTCTAGTCAAACAACCAGATCCAGAATTAGCGATCGTTCAAATCTTGCCCAAGCATTAA